In a genomic window of Callospermophilus lateralis isolate mCalLat2 chromosome 12, mCalLat2.hap1, whole genome shotgun sequence:
- the Ccna1 gene encoding cyclin-A1 isoform X1, which produces MRRSSSKSGVVLAAVARGPDASQMLTRAQLGQDPPQRTVLGVLTENGQYRKTCGQEITAIRCFSGSENVFPPAGKKMLSDCGVLEPAKHGFDIYMDEPEQGDRDSCSGREGMAFEDVYEVDTSTLKSDLHFLLDFNTVSPMLVDSSLHFQSEEASDLGTDVINVTEYAEEIHQYLREAEIRYRPKAHYMRKQPDITESMRTILVDWLVEVGEEYKLRSETLYLAVNFLDRKYEEIYPPEVDEFVYITDDTYTKRQLLRMEHLLLKVLAFDLTVPTTNQFLLQYLRRQGVCVRTENLAKYVAELSLLEADPFLKYLPSLIAAAAYCLANYIVNRHFWPETLAAFTGYSLSEIVPCLSELHKACLDIPHRPQQAIREKYKASKYLHVSLMEPPAVLPLQ; this is translated from the exons ATGCGTCGCAGCAGCTCCAAGAGTGGAGTCGTCCTGGCTGCAGTGGCTAGAGGTCCCGATGCTTCTCAGATGCTCACCAGAGCCCAGCTTGGCCAAGATCCCCCACAAAGGACAGTGCTAGGGGTGCTAACCGAGAATGGGCAGTACAGGAAGACCTGTGGCCAG GAGATCACAGCAATCAGGTGTTTTTCTGGATCAGAAAATGTCTTCCCTCCAGCTGGAAAGAAAATGCTCTCTGATTGTGGGGTCCTGGAGCCAGCCAAGCATGGATTTGATATCTACATGGACGAGCCTGAGCAGGGGGACAGAGACAGCTGCTCAGGAAGAGAGGGGATGGCATTTGAGGATGTGTATGAAGTAGATACCAGCACACTCAAGTCAGACCTTCACTTCCTGCTGGATTTCAATACAG TTTCCCCTATGCTGGTAGATTCATCTCTCCATTTCCAGTCTGAAGAAGCATCAGATTTGGGCACAGATGTGATAAATGTGACCGAATATGCTGAAGAAATTCATCAGTACCTTAGAGAAGCTGAA ATAAGATACAGACCCAAAGCACACTACATGAGGAAACAGCCGGACATCACAGAAAGCATGCGTACGATTCTGGTGGATTGGCTGGTGGAGGTTGGCGAAGAATATAAGCTTCGATCAGAAACTCTGTACCTGGCTGTCAACTTCCTGGACAG GAAATATGAAGAGATATATCCACCTGAAGTAGATGAGTTTGTCTATATAACTGATGACACATACACAAAACGGCAACTATTAAGGATGGAACACCTGCTCCTGAAAGTCCTAGCTTTTGATCTGACAGTTCCAACCACCAACCAATTTCTCCTTCAGTACTTAAGGCGTCAAGGAGTGTGTGTCAGAACTGAGAACCTGGCCAAG TATGTAGCAGAACTGAGTCTACTTGAAGCTGATCCATTCTTGAAATATCTTCCTTCATTGATAGCTGCTGCAGCTTACTGCCTGGCAAACTATATTGTGAACAGGCACTTCTGG CCAGAAACCCTTGCTGCATTTACAGGCTACTCATTAAGTGAAATTGTGCCTTGCCTGAGTGAGCTACACAAAGCATGCCTTGACATACCCCATCGACCTCAGCAAGCAATTAGGGAGAAGTATAAGGCTTCAAA GTACCTgcatgtgtccctcatggaaccaCCTGCAGTTCTTCCTCTGCAATAA
- the Ccna1 gene encoding cyclin-A1 isoform X2, with protein sequence MRRSSSKSGVVLAAVARGPDASQMLTRAQLGQDPPQRTVLGVLTENGQYRKTCGQEITAIRCFSGSENVFPPAGKKMLSDCGVLEPAKHGFDIYMDEPEQGDRDSCSGREGMAFEDVYEVDTSTLKSDLHFLLDFNTVSPMLVDSSLHFQSEEASDLGTDVINVTEYAEEIHQYLREAEIRYRPKAHYMRKQPDITESMRTILVDWLVEVGEEYKLRSETLYLAVNFLDRFLSCMSVLRGKLQLVGTAAIFLASKYEEIYPPEVDEFVYITDDTYTKRQLLRMEHLLLKVLAFDLTVPTTNQFLLQYLRRQGVCVRTENLAKYVAELSLLEADPFLKYLPSLIAAAAYCLANYIVNRHFWPETLAAFTGYSLSEIVPCLSELHKACLDIPHRPQQAIREKYKASKYLHVSLMEPPAVLPLQ encoded by the exons ATGCGTCGCAGCAGCTCCAAGAGTGGAGTCGTCCTGGCTGCAGTGGCTAGAGGTCCCGATGCTTCTCAGATGCTCACCAGAGCCCAGCTTGGCCAAGATCCCCCACAAAGGACAGTGCTAGGGGTGCTAACCGAGAATGGGCAGTACAGGAAGACCTGTGGCCAG GAGATCACAGCAATCAGGTGTTTTTCTGGATCAGAAAATGTCTTCCCTCCAGCTGGAAAGAAAATGCTCTCTGATTGTGGGGTCCTGGAGCCAGCCAAGCATGGATTTGATATCTACATGGACGAGCCTGAGCAGGGGGACAGAGACAGCTGCTCAGGAAGAGAGGGGATGGCATTTGAGGATGTGTATGAAGTAGATACCAGCACACTCAAGTCAGACCTTCACTTCCTGCTGGATTTCAATACAG TTTCCCCTATGCTGGTAGATTCATCTCTCCATTTCCAGTCTGAAGAAGCATCAGATTTGGGCACAGATGTGATAAATGTGACCGAATATGCTGAAGAAATTCATCAGTACCTTAGAGAAGCTGAA ATAAGATACAGACCCAAAGCACACTACATGAGGAAACAGCCGGACATCACAGAAAGCATGCGTACGATTCTGGTGGATTGGCTGGTGGAGGTTGGCGAAGAATATAAGCTTCGATCAGAAACTCTGTACCTGGCTGTCAACTTCCTGGACAGGTTTCTTTCCTGCATGTCTGTTCTGAGAGGGAAATTGCAGCTTGTAGGGACAGCAGCTATTTTTCTGGCTTC GAAATATGAAGAGATATATCCACCTGAAGTAGATGAGTTTGTCTATATAACTGATGACACATACACAAAACGGCAACTATTAAGGATGGAACACCTGCTCCTGAAAGTCCTAGCTTTTGATCTGACAGTTCCAACCACCAACCAATTTCTCCTTCAGTACTTAAGGCGTCAAGGAGTGTGTGTCAGAACTGAGAACCTGGCCAAG TATGTAGCAGAACTGAGTCTACTTGAAGCTGATCCATTCTTGAAATATCTTCCTTCATTGATAGCTGCTGCAGCTTACTGCCTGGCAAACTATATTGTGAACAGGCACTTCTGG CCAGAAACCCTTGCTGCATTTACAGGCTACTCATTAAGTGAAATTGTGCCTTGCCTGAGTGAGCTACACAAAGCATGCCTTGACATACCCCATCGACCTCAGCAAGCAATTAGGGAGAAGTATAAGGCTTCAAA GTACCTgcatgtgtccctcatggaaccaCCTGCAGTTCTTCCTCTGCAATAA